The Phormidium sp. PBR-2020 DNA segment TGGCGGGGGAGGGTCGCAGTGAGGCGTTGCGGGAGGTGCAGTTAGACTGGCTCAGTCGGGGGGCGCATCCCTATTATTGGGCGTCGTTCCTGTTTTCGGGGCAATGGACTCCCATGGATGATTTTACGGAGATGTGAATAAGCTCGGAGGCTCCAGAACTATATCTAGTCAGTATAAACTCGCAGGGAGTATTGGTGATGGTTCTGGATATTGTGACTGGGGATGGCTTCAATATTGCATTTGCAACGTCTGGGGATGATGTGATTATTGTGGCTGATTTGCCCCCCGAGCAACTCGATCGCCTCCAGAGTTCCCCTCTGACGGATATCGTCTTTCTCGTGGATGGGGATAACTATCTGGAAAATAATGATGTGGGACGATGGCTCTGGGGGGGACCGGGGAATGACACGATTGTTGGCGGTGCTGGGGATGATTCGATTATTGGCGGCTCGGGGAATGATTCTCTGATTGGGGGACCGGGTAACGATATCCTCTGGGGAGATGAGGGGTTGGATACTCTCACCGGTGGGGATGGCTCGGATTGGTTTGTTTTGGCTGATTCTCCGGCGAACCGGGATGTGATTACGGATTTCACCGGGGGTCAGGATAAAATTTTCATCCTTGATGATGTCTCGTTGGAGGATGTTCAAATCCAAAATCCGATGACAGGTCCGAGTTTAATTCTCCAAGATGGTGTGCCACTGGCGGTTATTTTAGACCGGAGTGTTCTGTTGTCTGAGGGTGATCTTTTGAACAATGAAGTGTTGGCATCTGCCCAAAACTTTATTGCTTTGAGTAATCAGGCGTTACTGAGCGATCCTGAGAATGCTGTTCTATATAACGGTCGCGGTGAGGCATTCTCCTATTTAGGACGACATTCTGAGGCAATTGATGATTTTACTGTCGCCCTCTCTCTCGACCCTGAGAATGCGTCGCTTTATTATGCGAATCGAGGTTTTTCGTTCTCCGTGTTAGGCGATCGCGAACAAGCTCTGGCTGACTATAATCAGGCGATTGAGGCTAATCCTGAGAATGCTCAGGCGTTTGCGGGCCGAGCTGCGTTGTACTCGGGTTTAGACGAAGCTCAATTGGCTCTGAGTGATTACACGGAGGCGATTCGTTTACGACCGGACGTCGCTTCAATCCATTACAATCGTGGCTTACTCTATCGTCAGCTCGAACAGTATGATGAGGCGATCGCCGACTTTACCACCGCCATTGACCTCAATCCTGATGATGTTATGGCCCATCTATTTCGCGGTCTTGCTTACCAAGAAAATGGCAAGATCAGGGCGGCGGTGCAAGATTATGAGCAGGTAATTGAATTGGATGAGAATTATGCCGATGGTCACTATCTTTTGGGATTTGCGTATCGACAGTTCTTTAATTTGAGGGCATCGCGAGCGAGTTTTGAGGAGGCGGCTCGTTTGTATGAGATTCAGGGCAATCAGCAGGGATTGTTAAATGTGGCTCAAGAGATAACTCTCTAGGTTTACAGGGTCAATATATTATGTGTTTTTGTGTCATGGCTGAAGCGGTGACACGGGCAATCTGCTGCTCTGCTGACTGGGACGGGAGGCAGAGCCTCCCAGTTGGCATTCCTAGGCAGAGCCTAGGAACGAGGGGGCAACGAGGGGGTGAGGGGGGTTGCCTCTAGGTTTTTTGGGGCAACCACAAGGGATTGTCCCTACATTTTTTTGGGTAAATATAAGGGATTTAACCTGGGTTTTTTTGGGGGGGGGGAATTAATTTAAAAAAATATGGATTTACCTGAATAAGCTCTGATGCTCTAGACATATATTAAATCAGAACAAACTCACAGGGAGTATCCATCATGGTTCTCGATATTAGTAGTGGAGATGGTTTTGATTTTGGCTTGGCAACGTCTGGCAATGATACGATTTTTATGGAGGAGTTGCCACCGGATCAACTCAATCGATTGCAAAGTTCGTCGCTGACGGGTGCGATCGCCCTCCTGGATGGTAATGACTATCTGGTTAACGATGATGTGGGACGGGTGTTGTTTGGCAATGAAGGAGATGACACGATTATTGGTGGCGCCGGGGATGATACGATTTTCGGCGGTCAGGGGAATGACTGGATTGTCGGTGGAGAGGGAAATGATCTGCTCTCGGGCGATCGCGGCTTGGATACCCTCACTGGTGGCGGAGGGGCCAATCAGTTTATTGTCGCTCCCTCCCCAGATGACCGGGATGTGATTACTGATTTCACGGTGGGACGGGACAAGATGATTCTGCGCGAAGGAGTCGCCCTGGCAGATATCCAAATCCAAAATACCGCCATTGGCACTCTAATTTTGCAGGATGGAGCGGCTTTGTCGATTCTGCAAACCCCTCGAATCCAAGTCAGTGCCAATGACTTTCTCACCAATGAGGATTTTCAGACGATCCAAGACACCATTCGCCAGACGACCAATACCTTGCAACAAGATTCCCGCAATGCTGGCGCTTATAATGAACGGGGTCAAGCTTTCTCTCGTTTGGGACGACAAGAAGATGCGATCGAGGATTTCACTCGTGCCTTATCCCTCGACCCGGCCCAAGCGTCCGTCTATTACACAAATCGGGGTCGTGCTTTCTTCGTCCTTCGAGACAAGGACAGTGCCATTGAGGACTATACTCAAGCCATTCGCGCTAATCCCAATAATGCCGCAGCCTTCTTCGGTCGCGGCCTAACTTACGGTGTATTTGAGGACTATGAGTTAGCAATTGAGGACTATACCCGAGCCATTCGTCTCAACCCCAATGACTGGGTGAGTTATTACAATCGGGGCTTTAGTCACAGTCGCCTGGAACAATATGATGAGGCGATCGCCGATCTGACCCAAGCTATTCGCCTTGATCCTGATAATGTGCCTCAATACTCCATCCGCGCCTCAGCCTACGAGGCAATTGGGGAGCTAGAGGCAGCCGTTGAGGATTACGAGCGTATCATTGAGTTAGATCCCAACTTTGCCGATGCTCACTATCGTCTCGGTTTAGCCTATCGAGAGTTATCCGACGAGACGGCCGCACAAGCCAGTTTTGAGGAAGCGGCTCGTTTGTACGAACGTCAGGGAAATCAGGAGGGACTGGACAATGTTGCTCAAGAACTTGATCTGACTGACGAGAATCTCGGTTAAGAAGCTCAAGGACTGAACTGACTTCGGTGCTTTTGCATCACACAATAGCCCAAGCTGTAAGCGTGGCTGATTGCAGCTTGGGTTTTTTGGCGAATGGCCGGCATCTAGGCATCAATTCCATGAATAAGAGAACCACTCTCAGAAATACCTATTAATGATGGCACAGAGCAAGGAGAGTTATCCCCGAGCCACTGAACGCAGACAACGGTTATCCTCAGTGATTTCTGAGGCAATTTCTGGGTTGTCGCTATCACACCTGTGCCACTGTCGCTTCTTGCAAGGTCATGGATAATGCTTTTTACTACTGGCAACTGATGCGTCTAAGGTCATCGGGACAGTCTCAGATTCAGGTCAAACTAGAGGTGCAAACTTGGCTGCAAGAGCGCTTCCCAACGGCCCTGCTGGACCCCGATTACCCAGATAGCCAACTTCAACGGGAGTTATGGGACTGCTGGCAAAACCAGGAACAAGATGGGGACTTGGCTCAGTTGAGTCTTCGTTGCTTCGTCAGTCATCAGATTCACCAGTCTTGTCTGAATCTGGTGCAACGCTATGGAGACCGCTATGGACTCTCCTTGCAGGAGTTATTGGCTGTGGTTCTCGATGATGAAGGGAGGCGTTCCCCAGTCTACCGTCCTCTGAGTCTGGAGATTCTGGAGAGTTATGACCCGGACAAGTCCGCCTTAAGGACTTGGACTCGTCAACTGACCCACAACCATCCTGGGCTGAATTGCGTATTGTTAGATAAGGGCATCTATCGTGCCAGTGACTGGGCTATCCTGAATGATACAAATGCTGAACAACTCGAACGGATTTTACAAGACTATCACTTGTGTAGTAACCATGAAATTACTCAGGCCTTGAGCCTATTACA contains these protein-coding regions:
- a CDS encoding tetratricopeptide repeat protein is translated as MVLDIVTGDGFNIAFATSGDDVIIVADLPPEQLDRLQSSPLTDIVFLVDGDNYLENNDVGRWLWGGPGNDTIVGGAGDDSIIGGSGNDSLIGGPGNDILWGDEGLDTLTGGDGSDWFVLADSPANRDVITDFTGGQDKIFILDDVSLEDVQIQNPMTGPSLILQDGVPLAVILDRSVLLSEGDLLNNEVLASAQNFIALSNQALLSDPENAVLYNGRGEAFSYLGRHSEAIDDFTVALSLDPENASLYYANRGFSFSVLGDREQALADYNQAIEANPENAQAFAGRAALYSGLDEAQLALSDYTEAIRLRPDVASIHYNRGLLYRQLEQYDEAIADFTTAIDLNPDDVMAHLFRGLAYQENGKIRAAVQDYEQVIELDENYADGHYLLGFAYRQFFNLRASRASFEEAARLYEIQGNQQGLLNVAQEITL
- a CDS encoding tetratricopeptide repeat protein, encoding MVLDISSGDGFDFGLATSGNDTIFMEELPPDQLNRLQSSSLTGAIALLDGNDYLVNDDVGRVLFGNEGDDTIIGGAGDDTIFGGQGNDWIVGGEGNDLLSGDRGLDTLTGGGGANQFIVAPSPDDRDVITDFTVGRDKMILREGVALADIQIQNTAIGTLILQDGAALSILQTPRIQVSANDFLTNEDFQTIQDTIRQTTNTLQQDSRNAGAYNERGQAFSRLGRQEDAIEDFTRALSLDPAQASVYYTNRGRAFFVLRDKDSAIEDYTQAIRANPNNAAAFFGRGLTYGVFEDYELAIEDYTRAIRLNPNDWVSYYNRGFSHSRLEQYDEAIADLTQAIRLDPDNVPQYSIRASAYEAIGELEAAVEDYERIIELDPNFADAHYRLGLAYRELSDETAAQASFEEAARLYERQGNQEGLDNVAQELDLTDENLG